Proteins encoded by one window of Winogradskyella sp. PG-2:
- a CDS encoding RNA polymerase sigma factor — translation MNQSENSKKLNTFFSEEYTSLKYYVRSNLKASVNKDAEDIIQDVALKLFTSADRYSPINNVAGFVYRAIKNKIIDVMRASKKNKVDYESQNEAKLIEFANIIYEAPSDLYPEQMKQELKGAIINLKPNYRDIIIAIDFEGSTYKEVELETGIPIGTLMSIRHRAISLLYKNLKSKQELFKT, via the coding sequence ATGAACCAATCAGAAAATAGCAAAAAGTTAAACACATTTTTTAGCGAGGAATATACTTCTCTTAAATATTATGTGAGATCAAATCTTAAAGCTAGCGTCAATAAAGATGCAGAAGATATAATTCAAGATGTAGCTCTAAAATTATTTACTAGTGCAGATAGGTATTCACCAATTAATAATGTAGCTGGGTTTGTGTATCGTGCTATTAAAAACAAGATTATAGATGTTATGAGGGCTTCCAAAAAAAATAAGGTTGATTATGAATCGCAAAATGAAGCTAAATTAATTGAGTTTGCTAACATAATTTATGAAGCGCCATCAGATTTATACCCTGAACAAATGAAGCAGGAATTAAAAGGAGCAATAATAAACCTTAAGCCAAATTATAGAGATATTATAATAGCTATAGACTTTGAAGGTTCTACATATAAAGAGGTAGAACTAGAAACAGGTATCCCAATTGGCACATTAATGTCTATAAGACATAGAGCTATTTCGCTCTTATACAAAAACTTAAAATCAAAACAAGAATTATTTAAAACATAA
- a CDS encoding 3'-5' exonuclease: MQLNLNKPICFFDLETTGINISKDRIVEISILKVYPDGKEETKTWVVNPEMPIPAEVTAIHGISDADVIGKPTFKELSKEIYNLIKDSDLGGFNSNRFDIPLLAEEMLRADVDFDMKGRLSVDVQTIFHKMEQRTLSAAYKVYCDKNLEDAHSAEADTKATYEVLKAQLDKYDTLENDTKFLAEFSTRKKFADFAGFIIFNKNGEECFSFGKHKGKRVVDVLENEGGYFGWLLNADFPLYTKKVLTAIKLRQFNNKLS; this comes from the coding sequence ATGCAACTCAACCTTAACAAGCCTATCTGTTTTTTCGATTTAGAAACCACAGGTATTAATATTTCTAAAGACAGAATCGTAGAAATTTCTATCCTTAAAGTTTATCCAGATGGTAAGGAGGAAACTAAAACTTGGGTTGTAAATCCCGAAATGCCAATTCCGGCAGAAGTTACTGCAATTCATGGAATCTCTGATGCAGACGTAATAGGTAAACCGACATTTAAAGAGCTATCTAAAGAGATTTATAATCTTATAAAGGATTCTGATTTAGGAGGTTTCAACTCTAATCGTTTTGATATCCCTTTATTAGCTGAAGAGATGCTTAGAGCTGATGTCGATTTTGACATGAAAGGAAGACTATCTGTAGATGTACAAACGATTTTTCACAAAATGGAACAACGTACACTAAGTGCAGCTTATAAGGTTTATTGTGATAAAAATCTTGAAGATGCACATAGTGCAGAAGCAGATACCAAAGCAACTTATGAAGTGCTCAAAGCTCAATTAGATAAATATGATACCTTAGAAAACGACACCAAATTTTTAGCTGAGTTTAGTACTCGTAAAAAGTTTGCAGACTTTGCTGGATTTATAATATTCAATAAAAATGGTGAAGAATGTTTTTCTTTCGGAAAACATAAAGGAAAACGAGTAGTAGACGTTTTAGAAAATGAGGGTGGCTATTTTGGATGGTTGCTCAATGCAGATTTCCCACTCTATACTAAAAAAGTGTTAACTGCGATTAAATTACGTCAGTTTAATAATAAATTGAGCTAA
- a CDS encoding fumarylacetoacetate hydrolase family protein, whose product MKLICIGRNYTDHIKELENEKPKDPVVFLKPDTAILLKKQPFFIPDFSDDVHHEVEVLVKIKKVGKHIDKKFAHKYYDEIGLGIDFTARDLQAQLKAKGLPWEKAKSFDGAAVIGKWLPKTNFENIDNIDFSLVRNDEIVQQGNTKLMLWKIDELIEYVSKYFTLKIGDIIFTGTPAGVGKVFAEDRLIGYIENEELFSIKIK is encoded by the coding sequence ATGAAACTTATTTGTATTGGTCGTAACTACACAGACCACATAAAAGAATTAGAAAACGAGAAACCAAAAGATCCTGTTGTGTTTTTAAAACCAGATACAGCGATTTTATTGAAAAAACAACCGTTTTTTATCCCAGATTTTTCAGATGATGTACATCACGAAGTCGAAGTTTTGGTGAAAATTAAAAAAGTAGGGAAGCATATTGATAAAAAATTTGCGCATAAATATTACGACGAAATCGGACTTGGAATTGATTTCACTGCTCGCGATCTTCAAGCCCAATTAAAAGCCAAAGGTTTGCCTTGGGAAAAAGCTAAGTCCTTTGATGGTGCTGCTGTAATTGGGAAGTGGTTACCAAAGACTAATTTCGAAAATATAGATAATATTGACTTTAGTTTAGTGAGGAATGATGAAATAGTTCAACAAGGAAATACAAAACTAATGCTTTGGAAAATTGACGAACTTATAGAATATGTGTCAAAATATTTTACTTTAAAAATTGGAGACATTATCTTTACAGGAACACCTGCAGGAGTTGGTAAGGTTTTTGCAGAAGATCGATTAATAGGATATATTGAAAACGAAGAATTGTTTTCTATTAAAATTAAATAA
- a CDS encoding competence/damage-inducible protein A: MQAEIITIGDEILIGQVVDTNSAFLGKEFNKIGISIYQITSIQDDKAHILKALKEAEENADFIIVTGGLGPTKDDITKHTICEYFNDTLVENKAVLSHVENLFKTYIKRPMSDINKQQALVPSMADVLMNEYGTAPGMWLEKNGKVFVSLPGVPYEMKSLISTKVIPKLRAKFKFPFIRHKTLLTNGLGESALAERIEQWEDNLPEFIKLAYLPRLGRVRLRLSGKAMDKEVVDAEIEKQVELVLPQIQDIFVGFEDDKSIEAILGAQLTELGKTLSIAESCTGGRIAQAFTANAGASKYFKGSIVSYATESKVNILNVAKADISSHSVVSKEVVESMAKNVRTLFNSDYGLSTTGNAGPSKGESDAEVGTVWIAIAAKNNVYSEVFNFSNHREKIIMKATNKAFEMLQKEIKKK, from the coding sequence ATGCAAGCAGAGATTATTACTATTGGCGATGAGATTCTCATCGGTCAGGTTGTTGATACCAATTCCGCTTTTTTAGGTAAGGAATTTAATAAAATTGGTATTTCTATTTATCAAATTACTTCTATTCAAGATGATAAAGCTCATATTTTAAAAGCGCTTAAAGAAGCTGAGGAAAATGCTGATTTCATTATTGTTACTGGTGGCTTAGGGCCAACTAAAGACGATATTACCAAACATACTATTTGCGAATATTTTAATGATACTTTAGTTGAAAACAAGGCTGTCTTGTCGCATGTAGAAAATTTATTTAAGACCTATATTAAGCGACCAATGTCTGACATTAATAAACAACAAGCTTTAGTACCTTCTATGGCAGATGTATTAATGAATGAGTATGGTACAGCACCAGGAATGTGGTTAGAAAAAAATGGAAAAGTGTTTGTGTCTCTTCCTGGTGTACCTTATGAAATGAAATCGTTGATTTCTACTAAAGTTATACCTAAGTTAAGAGCCAAGTTTAAGTTTCCATTTATTAGACATAAAACACTTTTAACAAATGGTTTGGGTGAGAGCGCATTAGCTGAGCGTATTGAGCAATGGGAAGATAATCTACCAGAATTTATAAAATTAGCATATTTGCCTAGATTAGGACGTGTAAGACTTCGATTATCTGGTAAAGCAATGGATAAGGAAGTTGTAGACGCAGAGATAGAAAAACAGGTAGAATTGGTATTACCTCAGATTCAAGATATTTTTGTTGGATTTGAAGATGATAAATCTATAGAAGCTATCCTAGGAGCTCAACTTACAGAATTAGGAAAGACTTTATCAATAGCAGAGAGTTGTACAGGTGGAAGAATTGCCCAAGCATTTACAGCAAATGCAGGAGCATCAAAATACTTTAAAGGTAGCATAGTCAGTTATGCTACAGAATCTAAAGTTAATATACTCAATGTTGCTAAAGCCGATATTTCATCGCATTCTGTTGTGAGTAAAGAAGTAGTAGAATCGATGGCAAAAAATGTGAGGACGTTATTCAATTCAGATTATGGATTAAGTACTACTGGTAATGCTGGTCCATCAAAAGGAGAATCTGATGCTGAGGTTGGAACTGTTTGGATTGCCATTGCAGCAAAGAATAATGTGTATTCAGAGGTTTTTAATTTTAGTAACCATCGTGAAAAAATAATTATGAAGGCAACAAATAAAGCCTTTGAAATGCTTCAAAAAGAAATTAAAAAAAAGTAG
- the rpmB gene encoding 50S ribosomal protein L28 → MSRVCELTGKKAMVGNNVSHAMNKTKRKFNANLVKKRFFIPEEDKWVTLKVSTAALKTINKIGISAMLKEAKAKGFYK, encoded by the coding sequence ATGTCAAGAGTTTGTGAACTTACTGGGAAAAAAGCAATGGTTGGGAACAATGTTTCTCACGCAATGAATAAAACAAAGCGCAAGTTTAATGCTAATTTAGTAAAGAAGCGTTTTTTCATTCCTGAAGAAGATAAGTGGGTAACACTAAAAGTTTCTACAGCTGCATTAAAAACAATCAACAAGATTGGAATTAGTGCAATGTTAAAAGAAGCTAAAGCAAAAGGATTTTACAAATAA
- the rpmG gene encoding 50S ribosomal protein L33: MAKKGNRIQVILECTEHKASGQPGTSRYITTKNKKNTPDRMEIKKFNPILKRMTVHKEIK, from the coding sequence ATGGCAAAAAAAGGAAATAGAATACAAGTAATCTTAGAGTGCACGGAGCACAAAGCTTCTGGTCAGCCAGGAACTTCTAGATATATTACAACAAAGAACAAAAAGAATACGCCAGATCGTATGGAGATTAAGAAATTTAATCCTATCCTTAAGCGTATGACAGTACATAAAGAAATTAAATAA
- a CDS encoding DUF4295 domain-containing protein has protein sequence MAKKSVASLQTGSKRLTKAIKMVKSPKTGAYMFVESVMAPEFVNDFLNKK, from the coding sequence ATGGCAAAGAAATCAGTAGCATCTTTACAGACAGGATCGAAGCGTTTGACAAAGGCGATAAAAATGGTGAAATCACCAAAAACTGGGGCTTACATGTTCGTAGAATCAGTAATGGCACCAGAATTTGTCAATGACTTTTTAAACAAAAAATAA
- the ftsY gene encoding signal recognition particle-docking protein FtsY: MSFFKKIFSSEKKETLDKGLEKSKSSFFNKLNKAVAGKSKVDDDVLDNLEEILVTSDVGVNTTLKVIERIEERVAKDKYLGTSELNKILREEIAALLSETKSGEETEYVIPELPKQNDGSKTPYVIMVVGVNGVGKTTTIGKLAYQFKKQGLKVVLGAADTFRAAAIDQLQVWADRVDVPMIRQEMGSDPASVAFDALQSGVTQDADVIIIDTAGRLHNKVNLMNELTKVKRVMQKVVGDAPHDVLLVLDGSTGQNAFEQAKQFTAATEVTSLAVTKLDGTAKGGVVIGISDQFQIPVKYIGVGESIEDLQVFNKYEFVDSFFK, encoded by the coding sequence ATGAGTTTTTTTAAAAAAATCTTTTCTTCTGAGAAGAAGGAAACCCTAGATAAAGGTTTGGAGAAGTCTAAATCCTCTTTTTTCAATAAATTAAATAAAGCAGTAGCTGGTAAATCTAAAGTAGATGACGATGTTTTAGATAACCTTGAAGAAATTCTTGTGACTAGCGATGTTGGCGTAAATACCACACTTAAAGTGATTGAGCGCATTGAGGAGCGTGTAGCTAAAGATAAATACTTAGGGACTTCTGAATTAAATAAAATACTAAGAGAGGAAATAGCTGCATTACTTTCAGAGACCAAATCTGGTGAAGAGACAGAATATGTTATTCCAGAATTACCAAAGCAAAACGATGGTTCTAAAACACCATATGTTATTATGGTAGTTGGTGTTAATGGTGTAGGTAAAACAACGACTATAGGTAAGTTAGCATATCAGTTTAAAAAACAAGGTTTAAAAGTGGTTCTTGGTGCTGCAGATACTTTTAGAGCAGCTGCTATTGACCAATTACAAGTTTGGGCAGATCGCGTAGATGTACCAATGATACGACAAGAAATGGGATCAGATCCTGCTTCTGTGGCTTTCGATGCTTTGCAGTCTGGAGTTACTCAAGATGCTGATGTTATTATTATTGATACAGCAGGCCGTTTACACAATAAAGTCAACTTAATGAACGAGTTAACTAAAGTAAAACGTGTGATGCAAAAAGTGGTTGGAGATGCACCACATGATGTGTTATTAGTATTAGATGGTTCTACAGGACAAAATGCTTTTGAACAAGCTAAACAATTTACTGCAGCCACTGAGGTCACCTCTTTAGCAGTAACAAAGTTAGATGGAACTGCAAAAGGTGGAGTGGTGATTGGTATTTCTGACCAATTTCAAATCCCAGTAAAATATATTGGTGTAGGGGAAAGTATTGAAGATTTGCAAGTCTTTAATAAGTATGAGTTTGTGGATTCGTTTTTCAAGTAG
- a CDS encoding amidase family protein, with the protein MPHIQYLFVFLFIFSCKNSKSREAREPISQSETVETTKSDDSGLDAISTKDFREFKVLDSKNLTKTEIWSGINQQLADFNDADYSRLKPYILEKDITELQTNRTTNKFTYEELTKFYLYRIRKFDRENPLSLNSVIAINPNVIEDARLKDRDFRNKKLKHPIFGMPILLKDNVNASEMATTAGAVALKNNFTQDAFIVSKLKSKGALILGKANLSEWAYFFCGDCPSGYSAIGGQTLNPYGRRVIDTGGSSSGSGVSVSANFCAASIGSETAGSILSPASQNSVVGLKPTIGLVSRSGIVPISSTLDTAGPITRTVIDNAIVLDAIYGYDKSDSKSIKNNESLTYFQKPSSNILKGKRFGAPKRLLEDTLYANAIKVLKTQGAEIIEIDEEPLGLPNFLRLLNLDMKKDLPSYMEKYANKTIALRTVSDVMAFNLEDSLKTMPYGQNLFKGIANDNGDEIYLERIKDTLKTNGKEYFDNPMNANKLDAFLSINNYHAAFAAVAEYPALTVPMGYTNKGVPKGLTFIGKRLQEKQLLEWAYVYEQASKARVAPMDYN; encoded by the coding sequence ATGCCTCATATTCAATATCTTTTTGTTTTCCTTTTTATTTTTTCTTGTAAAAATTCTAAGTCTCGTGAGGCACGCGAACCTATTTCCCAGTCTGAAACAGTTGAAACTACGAAATCAGATGATTCTGGTTTAGATGCTATTTCAACCAAAGACTTTAGAGAGTTTAAAGTATTAGATTCTAAAAACTTAACAAAAACAGAAATTTGGAGTGGTATTAATCAGCAGCTAGCAGATTTTAATGATGCTGATTATAGTCGATTAAAACCATACATTCTAGAAAAAGATATAACCGAACTTCAAACTAATAGAACTACTAATAAATTTACCTATGAAGAGTTAACGAAGTTCTATTTATATCGTATTAGAAAGTTTGATAGAGAAAATCCGTTATCACTAAACTCGGTAATTGCTATTAATCCTAATGTTATTGAAGATGCTAGACTGAAAGATAGAGATTTTAGAAATAAAAAACTGAAGCATCCTATTTTCGGAATGCCTATCCTTTTAAAGGACAATGTTAATGCATCTGAAATGGCAACTACAGCCGGAGCAGTGGCATTAAAAAATAATTTTACACAAGATGCTTTTATTGTAAGTAAATTAAAATCTAAAGGTGCTTTAATTTTAGGTAAAGCAAACTTAAGTGAATGGGCTTATTTTTTCTGTGGAGATTGCCCAAGTGGTTATTCAGCCATTGGAGGACAAACCTTAAATCCTTACGGAAGACGAGTCATAGATACTGGTGGTTCAAGTTCAGGAAGTGGAGTATCTGTTTCTGCAAATTTTTGTGCGGCTTCAATAGGTAGTGAAACAGCTGGTTCTATTTTATCACCAGCAAGTCAGAATTCGGTTGTAGGTTTGAAGCCAACAATAGGATTGGTTAGTAGAAGTGGGATTGTTCCAATTTCTTCAACGTTAGATACCGCTGGACCAATTACTAGGACTGTAATAGATAACGCAATTGTTCTCGATGCTATTTATGGTTATGATAAATCTGATTCTAAATCAATTAAGAATAATGAATCTCTGACATATTTCCAAAAACCATCATCTAATATTTTAAAAGGAAAACGCTTTGGTGCACCTAAACGATTACTAGAAGACACCTTATATGCAAATGCAATAAAAGTTTTGAAAACGCAAGGAGCAGAAATTATTGAAATAGATGAAGAACCATTGGGATTGCCAAATTTCTTGCGATTACTAAATTTAGACATGAAGAAAGATTTGCCGTCTTATATGGAAAAATATGCGAATAAAACTATTGCATTGAGAACAGTTTCTGACGTTATGGCTTTCAATTTAGAAGACTCATTAAAAACGATGCCTTATGGTCAAAATTTATTCAAAGGTATCGCAAATGATAATGGCGATGAAATTTATTTAGAGCGTATAAAAGACACTTTAAAAACCAACGGTAAAGAATACTTTGATAATCCAATGAATGCTAATAAATTAGACGCATTTTTATCTATTAATAATTATCATGCAGCTTTTGCAGCAGTCGCAGAATATCCTGCATTGACTGTTCCAATGGGTTACACAAACAAAGGTGTTCCTAAAGGCTTAACCTTTATTGGAAAACGACTTCAAGAAAAGCAATTGTTAGAATGGGCTTATGTTTATGAGCAAGCATCAAAGGCTAGAGTTGCTCCAATGGATTATAATTAA
- a CDS encoding serine hydrolase domain-containing protein, with amino-acid sequence MNRLGLTSFIFVLLIIMSCSSDDEIVVDEEPTNEEIYFPPLNSDTWETKTIAELNWNSSELQPLLDYLEEKNSKSFIILHNGKIVVESYFNDHTNTSPWYWASAGKTLITAIIGIAHDEGLLNINDKVSDHIGTGWTSLSLEKENFITCKNLLSMNSGLDDSLGDNVSTSNLQYSADTGDRWAYHNVYVKLQNVIAEASNQTWTSYFNSKLKDRIGMTGAWLQTGDFDVYWSTTRSMARFGLLTYTGGKWETNQIIPENYLEDVVNTSQDLNQSYGYLWWLNGKSSYRLPQSQIEFSGVLIPNAPSDMYAALGKNDQKIYVVPSKNIVVIRMGNAANNETFALSDFDNQLWLRINALID; translated from the coding sequence ATGAACCGATTAGGCTTAACCTCATTTATCTTTGTTTTATTAATAATTATGTCTTGTTCTTCTGACGATGAAATTGTTGTCGATGAAGAACCAACTAATGAAGAAATTTATTTTCCTCCGTTAAATTCTGACACATGGGAAACCAAAACAATAGCTGAATTAAATTGGAATTCATCTGAGTTACAACCCTTATTAGATTATTTAGAAGAAAAAAACAGTAAAAGCTTTATAATTCTGCATAACGGTAAAATAGTTGTAGAATCTTATTTTAACGATCATACAAATACATCACCTTGGTACTGGGCAAGTGCTGGAAAAACATTAATTACAGCTATCATAGGAATCGCTCATGATGAAGGTTTATTAAATATTAATGATAAAGTATCGGATCATATCGGAACTGGTTGGACCAGTCTTTCTCTAGAAAAAGAAAATTTTATTACCTGTAAAAATCTATTATCAATGAATTCTGGTTTGGATGATAGTTTAGGTGATAATGTCTCAACTTCTAACCTTCAATACAGCGCTGATACTGGAGATCGTTGGGCTTATCATAATGTATATGTAAAACTTCAAAATGTAATAGCGGAAGCAAGTAATCAAACTTGGACCAGTTATTTTAATTCAAAATTAAAAGATAGGATTGGAATGACAGGTGCATGGTTACAAACCGGTGATTTTGATGTATACTGGAGTACAACACGTAGTATGGCACGTTTTGGTTTACTAACCTATACAGGTGGAAAATGGGAAACCAATCAAATTATTCCAGAAAATTATTTAGAAGATGTCGTAAATACTTCGCAAGACTTAAACCAATCTTATGGTTATTTGTGGTGGCTAAATGGAAAGTCATCTTACAGATTACCACAATCTCAAATCGAATTTAGTGGCGTTTTAATTCCTAACGCACCTTCAGACATGTATGCCGCGCTTGGTAAAAACGACCAGAAGATTTATGTAGTTCCAAGCAAAAATATTGTCGTTATAAGAATGGGAAATGCTGCAAATAATGAAACTTTTGCATTATCTGATTTTGACAACCAATTATGGTTACGTATCAACGCATTAATTGATTAA
- the rimO gene encoding 30S ribosomal protein S12 methylthiotransferase RimO, with translation MRTKTLKKNRINVITLGCSKNVYDSEVLMGQLKASGKDVVHEEEGNVVVINTCGFINNAKEESVNTILEYMQKKEDGDVDKVFVTGCLSERYKPDLEKEIPNVDQYFGTTELPGLLKALGADYKHELIGERLTTTPKNYAYLKIAEGCDRPCSFCAIPLMRGKHKSTPIEEIVIEAEKLASNGVKELILIAQDLTYYGLDLYKKRNLAELLEHLVKVDGIDWIRLHYAFPTGFPMDVLDVMNREPKICNYLDIPLQHISDSILKSMRRGTTKEKTTKLLKEFRSKVPEMTIRTTLIVGYPGETQEDFETLRDWVKDMRFERLGCFTYSHEENTHAYNLEDDVPEEVKMQRANEIMEIQSQISWELNQAKIGKEFKVVIDRKEGNYFVGRTEFDSPDVDNEVLIDATKTYLKTGEFATIKVTEAEDFDLYGEVVN, from the coding sequence ATGCGTACAAAAACTCTTAAGAAAAATAGAATCAATGTTATCACTTTGGGCTGTAGTAAAAATGTTTACGATAGTGAAGTTTTAATGGGACAACTAAAGGCTAGTGGAAAAGATGTAGTGCATGAAGAAGAAGGCAATGTGGTTGTGATTAACACTTGTGGTTTTATAAATAATGCGAAGGAAGAAAGTGTTAATACCATTTTGGAGTACATGCAGAAGAAAGAAGATGGTGATGTAGATAAAGTATTTGTTACAGGTTGTTTAAGTGAACGCTATAAACCAGACTTAGAGAAAGAAATTCCAAACGTAGATCAGTATTTTGGTACTACAGAATTACCAGGTTTATTAAAGGCTTTAGGTGCAGATTATAAACATGAACTCATTGGCGAACGCTTAACAACAACTCCAAAAAACTATGCCTATTTAAAAATCGCAGAAGGTTGTGATAGACCTTGTAGTTTTTGTGCCATTCCATTAATGCGAGGTAAACATAAGAGTACTCCAATAGAAGAGATTGTTATTGAAGCTGAAAAGTTGGCTTCTAATGGAGTTAAGGAATTAATTCTTATTGCTCAAGATTTAACCTATTACGGTTTAGATTTATATAAGAAAAGAAACCTTGCAGAACTCCTTGAGCATTTAGTAAAAGTTGATGGTATTGATTGGATTCGTTTGCATTATGCATTCCCTACAGGTTTTCCGATGGATGTGTTAGATGTGATGAATCGTGAGCCTAAAATTTGTAACTATTTAGATATTCCGTTGCAACATATTTCGGATTCTATTTTGAAGAGTATGCGTCGTGGTACTACAAAAGAGAAAACCACTAAGCTGCTTAAGGAGTTTAGGTCTAAGGTTCCCGAAATGACTATTAGAACAACGCTTATTGTTGGCTATCCTGGTGAAACGCAAGAAGACTTTGAAACCCTTAGAGATTGGGTAAAAGACATGCGTTTTGAACGTTTAGGATGCTTCACATATTCGCACGAAGAAAACACACATGCATATAATTTAGAGGACGATGTACCAGAAGAGGTAAAGATGCAACGTGCCAATGAAATTATGGAAATTCAGTCACAGATTTCATGGGAACTTAACCAAGCAAAAATAGGGAAGGAGTTCAAAGTGGTTATTGACCGTAAAGAAGGTAACTACTTTGTTGGTCGTACTGAATTTGATTCGCCAGATGTAGATAACGAAGTGCTTATTGATGCGACTAAAACCTATCTAAAAACTGGAGAATTTGCAACGATTAAAGTTACTGAAGCTGAGGACTTTGATTTGTATGGTGAGGTAGTAAATTAA
- a CDS encoding DUF4287 domain-containing protein, with the protein MDKALQTMINNMPEKTGKSLDQWKSIIKTKAFAKHSEGVNFLKKEHGVTHGFANTIVMLSKEEDNSDKDLVSNQYKGKESLFSIYQKLLPILKDFGNDVTVTPKKTSVSIIRKRQFVLIKPATKTRIDLGLKLPEKPTTDRLGNSGPFGTMCTHRVQITSLADIDKELIGWMLEAYLKAV; encoded by the coding sequence ATGGATAAAGCATTACAAACCATGATTAATAATATGCCTGAAAAAACTGGTAAATCATTAGACCAATGGAAATCTATCATAAAAACTAAAGCTTTTGCAAAACATTCTGAAGGAGTCAATTTCTTAAAGAAAGAACATGGAGTAACTCATGGTTTTGCTAATACTATAGTAATGTTATCTAAAGAGGAAGACAATTCTGATAAGGACTTAGTATCAAATCAATATAAAGGTAAAGAAAGCCTATTCTCTATTTACCAAAAGCTTCTACCAATTCTAAAAGACTTTGGTAATGATGTCACTGTAACTCCAAAAAAGACAAGTGTAAGTATTATTAGAAAACGACAATTTGTTTTAATCAAACCAGCCACAAAAACAAGAATTGATTTAGGGTTAAAATTACCCGAAAAACCAACTACAGATCGACTTGGTAATTCTGGTCCATTTGGAACCATGTGTACACATCGTGTTCAAATTACTTCTTTAGCAGATATTGATAAAGAATTGATTGGCTGGATGCTTGAGGCATATTTAAAAGCAGTATAA
- a CDS encoding bleomycin resistance protein: MLTDIHPKLPMRNKAITRDYYTNGLGFKELGTVDYDGYLMLKKDNVELHFFEFKKLNPRENYGQIYLRTNNIDQLYKELIDKKIAIHPNGNLDIKPWGQKEFALLDPDSNLLTFGQSIS; encoded by the coding sequence ATGCTAACTGACATCCATCCAAAATTACCAATGCGCAATAAGGCAATAACAAGAGACTATTATACTAATGGACTCGGTTTTAAAGAATTGGGCACTGTAGATTATGATGGGTATTTAATGCTAAAGAAGGATAATGTAGAACTTCATTTTTTTGAATTCAAAAAACTAAATCCAAGAGAAAATTATGGACAAATCTACCTAAGAACTAATAATATAGATCAATTATATAAAGAACTAATAGATAAAAAAATAGCCATACATCCTAATGGAAATTTAGATATTAAGCCTTGGGGACAAAAAGAATTTGCTCTACTTGACCCTGATTCTAATTTACTGACCTTTGGACAAAGTATCTCATAA